Proteins from a single region of Rhinatrema bivittatum chromosome 13, aRhiBiv1.1, whole genome shotgun sequence:
- the ZWILCH gene encoding protein zwilch homolog isoform X1 gives MPPLILLYRVIFVKSEGNYFYCGGIHKWLRIHDEGKSATKPFIYENDVQVHLIREGEKSPLESFWNGNGTVFIVEKKPFRMEEDNSLNESRTDGSIEDSQKEESFVFEGLHLEHPGSAAVPVMKARQLLSFYSLALNPNMSQLSNGGAVLPPLWVRCDSSDPEGTCWLGAEPLKTSDNRITGICFHTVTCQGPVIGKTIANLEELIKIHKGRHHSTAITTKGFAQYDLYGNATVENSMIESESKVCVDFTWHAVDKTLQIPPLTAAATLNIQVEPGDPRSPVYQVYKELDFLLVLAESLRTGVTEWPEPLETGTAVELVQELLNDLKNKLNGFNSVVPKKETEKVQSDVAAVDSSIQSFLTLTLRGDLDFAEQLWSCMRKSVSSYRDVVDCFALIIQSLKGGDVQPWIHRGSSSSLSKLIQQSYHGRMESVPLSGLTPIHMLIEIGLDKMKRDYINCFIGQELATLNYLEYFISTSVDLQEQVRRVQKLHHMLEIVACCNAFLNLEHENLYPLTQSCLKYYKENPWNVQHVFQLPIRPSFISHFYQTSHPQMWKVELSSGHGQKEVKTVWQVSTKPPVEHVTFSDPDLPLETTILGSSSSEDPLHFITLVSCSQVHVL, from the exons ATGCCGCCCTTAATTCTTCTTTACAGAGTTATCTTTGTGAAAAGTGAGGGGAACTACTTTTACTGCGGAGGAATCCACAAATGGTTACG AATACATGATGAAGGAAAGTCTGCAACAAAGCCATTTATCTATGAG AACGATGTCCAGGTGCATTTGAtcagggaaggagagaaaagcCCGTTAGAAAGCTTTTGGAATGGAAATGGTACAGTGTTTATTGTGGAAAAAAAG CCTTTCAGAATGGAAGAGGATAACAGCCTGAATGAGTCACGGACAGACGGCAGCATTGAAGACTCGCAGAAAGAAGAAAGCTTTGTTTTCGAAGGCCTTCACCTGGAGCATCCTGGATCAGCTGCAGTGCCTGTTATGAAAGCAAG GCAATTGCTTTCCTTCTACTCCCTAGCACTCAATCCAAACATGAGCCAGTTGAGTAATGGCGGTGCAGTTCTTCCTCCCCTGTGGGTGAGATGCGACAGCTCTGATCCAGAAGGCACCTGTTGGCTTGGAGCGGAGCCACTCAAAACCAGCGACAACAGGATTACCGGAATCTGTTTCCACACAGTAACATGTCAAG GTCCTGTGATTGGCAAAACTATTGCAAATCTTGAAGAGCTCATAAAGATCCACAAAGGAAGACATCATTCAACAGCT atcACAACTAAAGGTTTTGCTCAGTATGATCTTTATGGAAATGCCACTGTGGAAAACTCTATGATTGAATCTGAGAGTAAAGTGTGTGtggatttcacttggcatgcagTAGATAAAACTTTGCAAATACCTCCACTCACAGCAGCTGCTACTTTG aATATTCAAGTGGAACCTGGGGATCCACGAAGTCCAGTCTATCAGGTTTATAAAGAACTGGATTTTCTGCTT GTTTTGGCGGAGAGCTTGAGGACGGGTGTGACTGAGTGGCCGGAGCCTTTGGAGACTGGCACAGCTGTCGAGCTGGTTCAGGAACTTTTAAATG ATTTAAAGAATAAACTTAATGGCTTTAATAGTGTGGTACCTAAGAAAGAGACAGAG aaagtgcaaagtgatgtcgCGGCTGTGGACAGCTCCATTCAGTCCTTCCTGACTCTAACTTTGCGTGGAGACCTGGACTTTGCTGAACAGTTATGGAGCTGTATGAGAAAAA GTGTTTCATCGTATCGGGATGTAGTAGATTGCTTCGCCTTGATTATCCAGTCGCTGAAGGGTGGTGACGTACAGCCCTGG ATCCATAGGGGGAGCAGCAGTTCTTTAAGCAAACTAATTCAGCAGTCCTATCATGGCCGCATGGAGTCCGTCCCTCTCAGTGGCCTCACTCCTATTCACATGCTGATAGAGATCGGCTTGGACAAGATGAAGAGAGATTACATCAACTGTTTTATAG gtcAAGAACTTGCAACCTTGAATTACCTG GAATACTTCATTTCCACTTCTGTCGACCTCCAGGAGCAAGTCCGTCGTGTTCAGAAACTCCACCACATGCTGGAGattgttgcttgctgcaatgcttTTCTGAACCTGGAGCATGAGAACCTTTACCCTCTGACACa GTCCTGTTTAAAGTACTACAAGGAAAATCCTTGGAATGTGCAGCACGTGTTCCAGCTTCCAATCAGGCCATCTTTCATCAGTCACTTCTACCAAAC CTCACATCCGCAGATGTGGAAGGTAGAGCTAAGCAGTGGGCATGGGCAGAAGGAGGTGAAGACGGTGTGGCAGGTCAGCACTAAGCCACCAGTTGAACATGTAACCTTCAGTGATCCAG ATCTGCCTTTGGAAACGACGATcctcggcagcagcagcagtgaagaccCTTTGCATTTTATCACACTGGTTAGCTGCAGCCAGGTGCACGTCCTATAA
- the ZWILCH gene encoding protein zwilch homolog isoform X2: protein MWRNRHQAALAWSTLLRKIHDEGKSATKPFIYENDVQVHLIREGEKSPLESFWNGNGTVFIVEKKPFRMEEDNSLNESRTDGSIEDSQKEESFVFEGLHLEHPGSAAVPVMKARQLLSFYSLALNPNMSQLSNGGAVLPPLWVRCDSSDPEGTCWLGAEPLKTSDNRITGICFHTVTCQGPVIGKTIANLEELIKIHKGRHHSTAITTKGFAQYDLYGNATVENSMIESESKVCVDFTWHAVDKTLQIPPLTAAATLNIQVEPGDPRSPVYQVYKELDFLLVLAESLRTGVTEWPEPLETGTAVELVQELLNDLKNKLNGFNSVVPKKETEKVQSDVAAVDSSIQSFLTLTLRGDLDFAEQLWSCMRKSVSSYRDVVDCFALIIQSLKGGDVQPWIHRGSSSSLSKLIQQSYHGRMESVPLSGLTPIHMLIEIGLDKMKRDYINCFIGQELATLNYLEYFISTSVDLQEQVRRVQKLHHMLEIVACCNAFLNLEHENLYPLTQSCLKYYKENPWNVQHVFQLPIRPSFISHFYQTSHPQMWKVELSSGHGQKEVKTVWQVSTKPPVEHVTFSDPDLPLETTILGSSSSEDPLHFITLVSCSQVHVL, encoded by the exons ATGTGGCGGAACCGGCATCAGGCGGCCCTAGCCTGGAGCACTCTCCTGCGGAA AATACATGATGAAGGAAAGTCTGCAACAAAGCCATTTATCTATGAG AACGATGTCCAGGTGCATTTGAtcagggaaggagagaaaagcCCGTTAGAAAGCTTTTGGAATGGAAATGGTACAGTGTTTATTGTGGAAAAAAAG CCTTTCAGAATGGAAGAGGATAACAGCCTGAATGAGTCACGGACAGACGGCAGCATTGAAGACTCGCAGAAAGAAGAAAGCTTTGTTTTCGAAGGCCTTCACCTGGAGCATCCTGGATCAGCTGCAGTGCCTGTTATGAAAGCAAG GCAATTGCTTTCCTTCTACTCCCTAGCACTCAATCCAAACATGAGCCAGTTGAGTAATGGCGGTGCAGTTCTTCCTCCCCTGTGGGTGAGATGCGACAGCTCTGATCCAGAAGGCACCTGTTGGCTTGGAGCGGAGCCACTCAAAACCAGCGACAACAGGATTACCGGAATCTGTTTCCACACAGTAACATGTCAAG GTCCTGTGATTGGCAAAACTATTGCAAATCTTGAAGAGCTCATAAAGATCCACAAAGGAAGACATCATTCAACAGCT atcACAACTAAAGGTTTTGCTCAGTATGATCTTTATGGAAATGCCACTGTGGAAAACTCTATGATTGAATCTGAGAGTAAAGTGTGTGtggatttcacttggcatgcagTAGATAAAACTTTGCAAATACCTCCACTCACAGCAGCTGCTACTTTG aATATTCAAGTGGAACCTGGGGATCCACGAAGTCCAGTCTATCAGGTTTATAAAGAACTGGATTTTCTGCTT GTTTTGGCGGAGAGCTTGAGGACGGGTGTGACTGAGTGGCCGGAGCCTTTGGAGACTGGCACAGCTGTCGAGCTGGTTCAGGAACTTTTAAATG ATTTAAAGAATAAACTTAATGGCTTTAATAGTGTGGTACCTAAGAAAGAGACAGAG aaagtgcaaagtgatgtcgCGGCTGTGGACAGCTCCATTCAGTCCTTCCTGACTCTAACTTTGCGTGGAGACCTGGACTTTGCTGAACAGTTATGGAGCTGTATGAGAAAAA GTGTTTCATCGTATCGGGATGTAGTAGATTGCTTCGCCTTGATTATCCAGTCGCTGAAGGGTGGTGACGTACAGCCCTGG ATCCATAGGGGGAGCAGCAGTTCTTTAAGCAAACTAATTCAGCAGTCCTATCATGGCCGCATGGAGTCCGTCCCTCTCAGTGGCCTCACTCCTATTCACATGCTGATAGAGATCGGCTTGGACAAGATGAAGAGAGATTACATCAACTGTTTTATAG gtcAAGAACTTGCAACCTTGAATTACCTG GAATACTTCATTTCCACTTCTGTCGACCTCCAGGAGCAAGTCCGTCGTGTTCAGAAACTCCACCACATGCTGGAGattgttgcttgctgcaatgcttTTCTGAACCTGGAGCATGAGAACCTTTACCCTCTGACACa GTCCTGTTTAAAGTACTACAAGGAAAATCCTTGGAATGTGCAGCACGTGTTCCAGCTTCCAATCAGGCCATCTTTCATCAGTCACTTCTACCAAAC CTCACATCCGCAGATGTGGAAGGTAGAGCTAAGCAGTGGGCATGGGCAGAAGGAGGTGAAGACGGTGTGGCAGGTCAGCACTAAGCCACCAGTTGAACATGTAACCTTCAGTGATCCAG ATCTGCCTTTGGAAACGACGATcctcggcagcagcagcagtgaagaccCTTTGCATTTTATCACACTGGTTAGCTGCAGCCAGGTGCACGTCCTATAA
- the ZWILCH gene encoding protein zwilch homolog isoform X3: MEEDNSLNESRTDGSIEDSQKEESFVFEGLHLEHPGSAAVPVMKARQLLSFYSLALNPNMSQLSNGGAVLPPLWVRCDSSDPEGTCWLGAEPLKTSDNRITGICFHTVTCQGPVIGKTIANLEELIKIHKGRHHSTAITTKGFAQYDLYGNATVENSMIESESKVCVDFTWHAVDKTLQIPPLTAAATLNIQVEPGDPRSPVYQVYKELDFLLVLAESLRTGVTEWPEPLETGTAVELVQELLNDLKNKLNGFNSVVPKKETEKVQSDVAAVDSSIQSFLTLTLRGDLDFAEQLWSCMRKSVSSYRDVVDCFALIIQSLKGGDVQPWIHRGSSSSLSKLIQQSYHGRMESVPLSGLTPIHMLIEIGLDKMKRDYINCFIGQELATLNYLEYFISTSVDLQEQVRRVQKLHHMLEIVACCNAFLNLEHENLYPLTQSCLKYYKENPWNVQHVFQLPIRPSFISHFYQTSHPQMWKVELSSGHGQKEVKTVWQVSTKPPVEHVTFSDPDLPLETTILGSSSSEDPLHFITLVSCSQVHVL, from the exons ATGGAAGAGGATAACAGCCTGAATGAGTCACGGACAGACGGCAGCATTGAAGACTCGCAGAAAGAAGAAAGCTTTGTTTTCGAAGGCCTTCACCTGGAGCATCCTGGATCAGCTGCAGTGCCTGTTATGAAAGCAAG GCAATTGCTTTCCTTCTACTCCCTAGCACTCAATCCAAACATGAGCCAGTTGAGTAATGGCGGTGCAGTTCTTCCTCCCCTGTGGGTGAGATGCGACAGCTCTGATCCAGAAGGCACCTGTTGGCTTGGAGCGGAGCCACTCAAAACCAGCGACAACAGGATTACCGGAATCTGTTTCCACACAGTAACATGTCAAG GTCCTGTGATTGGCAAAACTATTGCAAATCTTGAAGAGCTCATAAAGATCCACAAAGGAAGACATCATTCAACAGCT atcACAACTAAAGGTTTTGCTCAGTATGATCTTTATGGAAATGCCACTGTGGAAAACTCTATGATTGAATCTGAGAGTAAAGTGTGTGtggatttcacttggcatgcagTAGATAAAACTTTGCAAATACCTCCACTCACAGCAGCTGCTACTTTG aATATTCAAGTGGAACCTGGGGATCCACGAAGTCCAGTCTATCAGGTTTATAAAGAACTGGATTTTCTGCTT GTTTTGGCGGAGAGCTTGAGGACGGGTGTGACTGAGTGGCCGGAGCCTTTGGAGACTGGCACAGCTGTCGAGCTGGTTCAGGAACTTTTAAATG ATTTAAAGAATAAACTTAATGGCTTTAATAGTGTGGTACCTAAGAAAGAGACAGAG aaagtgcaaagtgatgtcgCGGCTGTGGACAGCTCCATTCAGTCCTTCCTGACTCTAACTTTGCGTGGAGACCTGGACTTTGCTGAACAGTTATGGAGCTGTATGAGAAAAA GTGTTTCATCGTATCGGGATGTAGTAGATTGCTTCGCCTTGATTATCCAGTCGCTGAAGGGTGGTGACGTACAGCCCTGG ATCCATAGGGGGAGCAGCAGTTCTTTAAGCAAACTAATTCAGCAGTCCTATCATGGCCGCATGGAGTCCGTCCCTCTCAGTGGCCTCACTCCTATTCACATGCTGATAGAGATCGGCTTGGACAAGATGAAGAGAGATTACATCAACTGTTTTATAG gtcAAGAACTTGCAACCTTGAATTACCTG GAATACTTCATTTCCACTTCTGTCGACCTCCAGGAGCAAGTCCGTCGTGTTCAGAAACTCCACCACATGCTGGAGattgttgcttgctgcaatgcttTTCTGAACCTGGAGCATGAGAACCTTTACCCTCTGACACa GTCCTGTTTAAAGTACTACAAGGAAAATCCTTGGAATGTGCAGCACGTGTTCCAGCTTCCAATCAGGCCATCTTTCATCAGTCACTTCTACCAAAC CTCACATCCGCAGATGTGGAAGGTAGAGCTAAGCAGTGGGCATGGGCAGAAGGAGGTGAAGACGGTGTGGCAGGTCAGCACTAAGCCACCAGTTGAACATGTAACCTTCAGTGATCCAG ATCTGCCTTTGGAAACGACGATcctcggcagcagcagcagtgaagaccCTTTGCATTTTATCACACTGGTTAGCTGCAGCCAGGTGCACGTCCTATAA